In Halarcobacter mediterraneus, the genomic stretch CTTCTAAAAAAAAGAAAAATATTAATTACAGGACAATTATTAACAGTTATTGCAATCTTAATAAGTATTCCTATTCCATTAATGCTTCCTGCTTTAGTTGATGAAGTTCTTCTAGGAAATCCTGCTTTTTTTGTATCTTCAATAAATAAAATATTTGGGGAAGGAAATGAATTTTATTATATTTTTATAATAACTGTTTTAGTAATTCTTTTAAGACTTCTTCATCTTATAATATCAGTTTTACTTACAAAAATATTTACAAATATCTCAAAGTATATAACTTTTAGAATAAGAGAAAAGCTACTTTTACACTTAAAAAATGTTTGTATGAATGAATATGAAAGTTTAGGCAGTGGTTCTATTACTGCAAACTTGATAACAGATATAAATACCTTAGATAATTTTATTATGTCAGGAATTAGCAAACTTGTAACTTCTGTTCTAAGTTTATTTGCTGTTGCAATTGTAATTATTATGATTCATCCATTATTGGGATTAATGATTATAATTATACAACCACTTATAATGTATTTATCCAAAAGAATTGTGAAGAAAGTTGGTGATTTAAAAAAAGAAGAGAATCAAGCAATTTCGGAATTCCAGGATAATATTGGAGAATCCTTGGATTTATTTGGACAAATCAAAGCTAGCAATAAAGAAGATTATTTTTTTGAAAATGCTATTAGTAAAGCAAAGAATATTCAAATTAGCTCAAATAAATTCAGTTACAAAAATGTGATATATCAAAAATTCTCTTTTACACTATTTTTGATTTCTTTTGAAGTTTTAAGAGCCAGTGGCTTATTAATGGTTGTTTATAGTGATTTATCAATTGGTATGATGTTAGCTATGTTTGCATATATTTGGTTTATTATAAATCCTGTAAATGATATTCTTTCATTCCAATATTTTTATTCAACTGCAAAAGCAGCATTAAATAGAATAAATAAAATTTTACAACTAAAACAAGAACCAAGAGGAATAGAATCTTTTAATAATAAAGGTTTAAATATTAAATTAAGTAATCTTAATTTTTCTTATAATAGTGGTGATAAAATTTTAAGTGATATTACAATAAATATAAAACAAGGGGAAAAAGTAGCCTTAATTGGTGCTAGTGGTAGTGGAAAAACTACTTTAGCTCAAATAATTGCAGGCTTTTATACAAAAGACAGTGGAGAAATCACTTATAATAATATTTCAATTGAAAATATAGATAAAAAAGAATTAAGAAAGAATCTTTTCTTAGTACTTCAAATGCCTATACTTTTTAATAATACACTAAGGTTTAATCTAACTATGGGGAAAGAAATAAAAGAAGAAACTATTTATAAAGTTTTAGAAATAACTCAATTGAAAGATGATGTATTATTAATGAAAGATAATATTGATACAATTGTTGGAAAACATGGTATAAGACTAAGTGGAGGACAAAGGCAAAGATTAAGTATTGCAAGAATGCTCATAGCAAATCCTTCAGTTGTAATTTTTGATGAATCCACCTCAGCTTTAGATGTTCATACAGAAGCAAAAATATTTAATAACTTAGAAAATATTTTAAAGGAAAAAACTGTTATTACTATTGCTCATAGATTAAGTACAATAAAAAATGCTGATATAGTTTATGTACTTGATAAAGGAAAAGTTATTCAAAGTGGTAACCATAATGATTTAGAATTAGAAGAAGGTCACTACTTAAATTTTATAAAAAAACAATTAATATAAAGGAAAAAAATGAAAGAAAAAATAAACAAAATTTTAAAGGAAAATCCAGAGATTTCAACCATTGATATTGCAAAACAATTAGAAGTAAGTGAATATGTAGTCTTGCAGAACATAAATGAAGATTTAGCAAAAGCTGTTGATAAAGAAAAGTTTGATGAAATCATTGAAGATATTTCAACTTGGGGGAAAATTCTAATGATAAAAATAACCCCTTCATTTGTTATAGAAATAAAAGACTTTATGCCCACTGGTACATATGGACATGGTTACTATAATTTTAATTCAAGTAACTCTTCCATTTCTGGACATTTAAAAGTTAGTAATATTGAAAAGATAATTTTTGTATCTAAAAAACATAGAGGAATGTTGTCTCATAGTATTGTATTTTATGATTCAAAAGGAGAACATATATTTAAAATTTTTGTTACTAGAGATAAAAATAGAGAACTTATCCAAGAACAAGTTGATAAGTTTATGAATTTAAAAAATAGACTATAATAATATTAGAAGTGTTTTTTATAAATAACACTTCTAATCCTCAACAAGATTATCTAAGATATATCTTTCTAAGTCTTTTTTAGAAATTTCATCTTTTATAGCTTGTTCATAAATCTTTTCTATTTTTCCATTATACTCTTCATAAGAAAAATATGGAAATCTTAATTTCCAAGATTTTTTTATTTGCCTCTTTGTAACTACATCTCTTAACTTAGATATAAAAAAATTAAAACCTATGAAAATAACAGCTGTAATAATCATAGCACCTAAAATAGAAATATGAGGGTCTATGTTAGCCAAAGGTTTATGCATTAAAGTAGAAATAGGTACAATAATTGCTAATACAATTAAGATATAAACTATATAAGCTCTTCCTAATCTAAGTCTAAATCCTAATTTTCCTGGGTCTACATGCATTCCTTCATTATATTGTCTATTTGCATCTAATAAATCTCTTAATAAGATTGGTTGTTTTGATAAAATATATACATAGTCTAAAACTCTATTTATTAATGTTCTATCTCTATGGGGCATGTTCTTTCCTCTACTACTAATTAAAGCTATTTTATCTAAGATTTCTTTAGATTCTTATACATTATAATATTTTGCCTTATGATGGGGAACAACAATTGCACAAGTTGATTGTTCAGGATGAATTTGAAAAGTCTCACTTAATTCTATTCCAAACTCTTCTGGTTTTAATAAATCAAACATATCTCTACTTTGTTCTAAATCAGGACAAGCTGCATAACCTGGAGAATATCGACATCCTACATACTGTTTCATTTGTACATCATGTAAAGTATTCCCTTCTTTTGGAACAATATCAAGATCAAGCCTTATTTGCTTATGTAAAACTTCTGCTAAGGCTTCTGCTAACTCAACACCTAATCCATGTACTTGATAATATTCAGTAAACTTACTATCTTTATAAAGTTCAGCTTCATAAGGACTTAGTTTTAATCCTGCACTTGCAAAAGTAAAGGCAACTACATCAAGTCTATCATTTGCAAAATAATCAGCTATACATCTATGAGGTGTCTTTCTTTGTCTAGGGAACTGCATTACTTTTATTGCTTTTTCTAAAGGTGGAATATTTTTTGCTTCTTCTAAAGAATGAAATGCATAATCTTCACTAAAAATATATAATTTATTCTCTTTTGAAATACAAGGATAATAAGCATAAATAGCAATTGGGTCAAAAAGTTCTTTTTCAATAAACTCTTCTTTTAATCTTTCATAAATAGGTTCAACCACATTTTTTTCATGCTCTAAAAACTTTTCTTTTGAATTTTTAGCTCTTTTATAACCCCATCTTTGTCTAAATAAAACCCTATGGTTAATCCATTTGAAAACTAAGTCTTTATCAATAACTGAATTATCAAGAGCAACTCTTCCCCATAATGGAGGGAAAGTGAATTCTCCTGCTTCTGGAAGTACAACATCTTCTTCATTGATAACTACTTCTTTTTCTTCTTTTCTTGCTACTTCTTCTTCATCAACTAAATCAGCTGCAAGTGCAGTATTTTCTAGGTCACCCTCTTCAATTCTTTGCATTGAAACAACACCATCAAAAGCATCTCTACAATAAAAAATTGGACCATCATAAATTGATCTACAATAATCATTTACAAAACCTTTTGTAAGTGCAGCTCCACCTAAAAGAACAGGAATATCAATACCTTGTTTTTGTAACTCTTCAAGATTTTCTTTCATTACTGCTGTTGATTTTACAAGTAAACCACTCATACCAATAGCTTGAGCTTTATGCTCACGTACTGCTATAATAAAATCATTTAAATCAGCTTTGATACCAATATTGATTACTTTAAATCCATTATTAGAAAGAATAATATCAACTAAGTTTTTACCAACATCATGCACATCACCTTTAACTGTACCCAAGACTAGTACTGTTTCACTAGCTTTCTCTTCTTTTGGTAAATATGGATTTAAAGCATCAACTGTTGCTTTCATAGTCTCTGCACTTTGAAGTACAAATGGTAACTGCATTTGTCCACTTCCAAATAATTCTCCAATAACTTTCATCCCATCAATTAGCCACTCATTTACTATGATTTCTGGATTTACTTCATGTCTTAACTCTTCAACTAGTGGTAACATTCTTTCTTTATCACCATCAAGTAAAAGCTTTTTAACTTTATCTATTGGTGCAAGTTTTTGGTACTCTTCATCACTTTGCTCTTCCATATCATCAACATTTGCAAAATGCTCTATAAATTTAAATAAAGGGTCACCATCTTCTTGATTATTGAAGATTAAATCATCACAAGCTTTTCTATCATCATCGGAGATTTTATTTAGTGGTAAGATATGTTTAACATTTACAATAGCAGAAGTTAATCCAGCTTTTACACAATGATCAAGATAAATAGAGTTTAAGTAAACTCTTGCTTTTTGGTCAAGACCAAATGAGATATTAGAAAGTCCAAGGGTAGTTCCTACCTCTGGATGACGTAGCTGGAATTCTTTAATTGCTTCAAGTGTTTCAATACCTGCAGTTCTATACTCATCATCCCCTGAACCAATAGTAAAGGTAAGCATATCAAATACTAAATCATCAGGTTTAAATCCATGTCTATTTACACATAAATCATAGATTCTCTCTGCTACTTCAAGTTTTCTTTTCTTACTTTTTGCCATACCAACTTCATCAATTACAAGACAAACCAGGGCTGCACCAAACTTTTTAGCTAACTTACAAATAACATCAAATTTTTCTTCCCCATCTTCTAAGTTAACTGAATTGATAATACATCTTCCACCAATTTGTTTTAAAGCAGCTTCTAATGCTGGAACTTGCGTTGAATCTGGCATTAAAGGAAGTGAAACTTTTTGAGAATATAAAGATACTACTTTATCCATATCTCCTGTTTCATCACGTCCTGCAAATCCAACTGACACATCAATAACATGAGCCCCTGCTCTTACTTGTTGTTGTCCTACTGAAAGTGTTCCTTCATAATCATTTGCTTTAAGTAATTCTCTAAAGGCTTTTGAACCCGTTGCATTAGATCGCTCACCTATTAAAAGTGGTGCAGGATCTTGCTTTAAAGGAACTACATTAAATAAAGAAGATAAAGAAGCTTTTAAAAACCCACTTGGTTTTCTTGGTTTAATCCCTTCAACAGATTTAGTTAAAGCTTCTATATGCTCAGGAGTTGTACCACAACAACCACCTAAAAAAGACACTCCATTAAACTCTAAGAATTCTTTTGTTAATTCTGTAAACTCTTTTGGTTGCATTGGATAATAAGTTTGTCCACCTCTATTTTGAGGAAGACCTGCATTTGAGTGTACAGAAATTGGGAATTTGCATACTTCACTTAAAGTTTTAACATGCTTATGTACTTGTTTTGGTCCAGTACCACAGTTAAAACCTAAAGATAAAATATTAAAAGGTTCCAGAATAGCTGCAATTGTCATTGCATCTGTTCCAATAAGCATAGTTCCACTAAGTTCAATAGTAACTGAAACCATAATAGGAGTTTCAGGTGAGACTTCCTTTAAAGCATGCAATGCTGCTTTTATTTGTAAGGGATCTTGACAAGTTTCAAGTAAAAAGATATCTGTTCCCCCATCAATCAAACCTTGAGCCATAATCTTATAGCCCTCAAACATTTCATCATAAGATATATGACCTAAAGAAGGTAATTTTGTTCCAGGTCCTATTGAACCTAATACAAATCTAGGTTTATCTTCTGTACTAAACTTTTCACAAGACCTTTTTACAAGTTGGGCACCTAACTTTGATAATTCATATGAAGTTTCAGGAATATCATATTCATCTAAAACCCATGGCATAGAACCAAAAGTATTAGTACTAATTAAATCAGCACCAGCACTTGCATACGCATCATGAATTTTTTCTAAAATATGAGGAGCTGTTAAATTTAGAAGTTCATTGCAGCCTTCTAAGTTTATACCTTCATAAATCCAATATTCATCTTTGATATCGGCCACTTGAAGCTGTGTTCCCATAGCTCCATCAATAATTATAACTTTTTCTTCTATTAGTTTTTTTATATCTATCATTTTTTCTTATATTTTCACTTCTTTATTATATTAATATCTAAATAGTATATTTAAAAGCATATTAAAAATCAAACTATTTCTTCTGAAGAATCACTCTAATAACACTTGCTTCCCCTTGGTGACCTTTACCTTCATTAAGATGAGTAATAACTTCTTCAACTTTAATTTTTTCACAAGAAGGAAAAGATTCTTTAAAATCCTCTACACTATAAAGCAAGTCTAAGTCTTTTGGACCACCACTATTGTAAGCTAATTGGTTAGTAGAAAAAAATTCTCCTATAAAGTATCCATTAGTTTCTAAAGCATTTTCGATATTTTCAAACAATCTTTTTCTATCATTTTTATGCATATGCAAATATGAAGAGACAATAGAACCATACTTTTTGTTTACTTCCCAATGATTTAAATCAATACACTTTGTTAGGATATCCACATCATGCTCTTTAGCAAATTGCTGTAATTTTGATAATCCTATATTAGAGGCATCTAAAGCAGTTACTTTAAAACCTTTTTTAGCTAAAAAGACAGCATTCCTACCTTCTCCTTCACCTAAACATAAGACATCTTTACTTCTATCAAAATTCTCTTTACAAGACTTTATAAACTCATTTGCTTCTTTCCCATAAAAATACTCATTTACTGAAAACTTATCATTCCAAAAATTTTGTTGGCTCATTATATTTTCCTTTATTTTAAAAGTAGAATTTTATCTTAGGAAGTTAAAAATATCATTTTTTTATATATTTATAAATTAAACTTATCTGTTTTTAATTTATAATCTTTATCTCACTTTATTTTAATATTTCTTTAGCTAATATATTTCTTAAAAATTTTATCGTAGGATATTTAATATGACTGAAGCTAAATACATCTGGATGGATGGGGAATTTGTTAATTGGCAAGATGCAAAAGTACATGTATTAAGCCACACATTGCATTATGGGAATGGTGCGATTGAAGGTACAAAAGCTTATAAGACGCATGATGGAAGATGTGCTATTTTTAAACTAGAAGAGCACACTAAAAGATTAATTAACTCTGCAAAAATGACACTAATTGATGTGCCTTTTACAGCTGATGAATTAAATGAAGCACAAATTGAACTATTACAAAAAAATGAACTATTTGAAGGTGCTTATATTAGACCATTAGTATATTTAGGATATGGTGTTATGGGACTTTATCATAAAGACGCACCTGCCCAAGTTTCAATCTCTGCTTGGGAATGGGGAGCATACTTAGGTGAAGAAGGAATGAAAAAAGGTGTTAGAGTAAAAATTTCATCTATGACAAGAACTCCTAATACTTCAGGTATGGGTAAAGCAAAAGCAGTTGCTAATTACCTTAACTCTCAAATGGCAAAATTTGAAGCAGTTGAAGCAGGATATGATGAAGCATTATTAAGAGATGACCAAGGTTACATTGCTGAAGCTAGTGGAGCTTGTTTTTTCATCGTTAGAAATGGAGAGATTATCACACCTCCAAATGATAACTCACTTGAATCAATTACTCAAGCAACTGTTCTTGACTTAGCTGAAGACTTAGGATACAAAGTTACAAGAAGAAGAATTACTAGAGAAGAAATATATATTGCAGATGAAGCCTTCTTTACAGGTACAGCTGTTGAAGTAACACCTATCAGAGAAGTTGATTGTAGAGTTATAGGAGAAGGGGAAAGAGGACCTATAACAGAAGCATTACAAACAGCTTATTTTGATGTAGTTCAAGGGAAAAATGAAAAGTATCAAAAATACTTAACTTATATAAACTAAAAAGGGAAAATGTATGCCAATAGATAATGACTATTTCAAAAATAGACAACAAAATAAAAACAACTCAAACAACAATGGAGGTGGAGGAAACTACCAACCTCCTTTTGAACCACCTGAATTTTTTAAAAACTTTGGGAAAAAAGCAGGTTTTATATATGCAATTATAATAATAGTTGCTATCTTATTCATCTTTAAACCTTTTGTGATAATTGAATCAGGGCAAGTTGGGATTAAAGTTACAGCAGGTAAATATGAAGATAGACCTTTAAATCCTGGTTTTCACTTATATTTTCCTGTAGTCCAACAAGTTATTGTAGTAGATACAAAAGTAAGATTAATAAACTATGCTTCAATTGAAACAAGTGGTAGTGGTGGTTTTGATAGAAGTATTAAACTAAATCCAGCAATTAATATTCTTGATGCAAGAGGTTTACCTGTTTCTATTGAATTAACAGTTCAATATAGACTTACAGCTGCAGGAGCTCCTGTTACTATTGCTACTTGGGGTAGAGGTTGGGAAGATAAAATTGTTAACCCTGTAGTAAGAAATATTGTAAGAAATGTTGTTGGTGGATTTAATGCGGAAGAGTTACCAACAAGAAGAAATGAAATTGCTACAATGATTGAAAATGGAATTAGAACAGAAATTGAATCACTAAAAGACAAACCCGTATCAGTTGAATCTGTTCAATTAAGAGAAATTGTTCTTCCTCAAAAAATCAAAGATCAAATTGAGAGAGTTCAAATAGCAAATCAAGAAGCTCAAAGAGTAAGATATGAAGTTCAAAGAGCAAAACAAGAAGCAGAGAAAAAAGCAGCCTTAGCAAAAGGGGAAGCTGATAAGAATAGAATTGAAGCACAAGGTAGAGCAGATGCAGTTACAATTGAAGCAAAAGCACAAGCTGCTGCAAATAAATCAATTGCCGCTTCACTTACATCAAATTTACTTAAAATGCAACAAATCCAAGTGCAAGGTAAATTTAATGAGGCACTTAGAGAAAATAAAGATGCAAAAATTTTCTTAACTCCTGGTGGTTCTACTCCAAATATTTGGGTTGATACAAAAAACAAATCAAGAGATACAGCAATTAATCAATAAGAGTGATTTTTCACTCTTATTGTAAAAATAGAAAATGTTAAAAACAATTTTTTTCTTGCTCAGTCCTTTTTTCTTAGTCATTGCTTCTGATAATGTGAATTTACAAAACAAAAATATTGAAATCAAAATATTAAATGAAAAAAGTGTAAAAAAAACAAAAGATGATTATGAAAAAGAGATTAATTTATTAGAAAAACCCAAAGGTCTTAAAGAAGACACAAAAGAAAAAGAAGACTCTCTTAAAGTTGATGGTGGGGTTAATTTCAATAAAGAAACAAAAACTCTTGAAAGTATAAATATAAACTTAGGAAAAAAGTTTTAAGGTAAAACATGGAAACTATAGACTTAATAGACTGGGAAAAGATGGACGGGTTAATCCCCGTAATTACTCAAGATGCAAATACAAATGAAGTTCTAATGTTAGCTTACATGGATAAAGAAGCTTTAGAATTAACTCTTGAAACAAAAATAGCACATTACTTTAGTAGAAGTAAAAAAAGAATTTGGAAAAAAGGTGAAAGTTCAGGGCATACTCAAGAAGTAGTTTCAACAATGGTTGACTGTGATAATGATACCCTTTTAATAAAAGTAAATCAAAATGGTGTAGCTTGTCATACAGGAAGAAAGTCTTGTTTTTTTACAGATTTAGAAACAAATAAAATTATCTCAGATGTAGAAATTGACACAACTGCAGCATATGGAGTAATAGAAACTCTTTACCATACAATTCTTGAAAAGAAAAATGATGACCCTTCAAAATCTTATACAGCAAAATTATTAAAGGGTAATGAAAACTCTATGTTGAAAAAAATTGTGGAAGAAGCCGGAGAATTAACTTTTGCAATTAAAGACAATAATGAAGAAGAAATAATCTATGAAGCTGCTGATTTAATGTACCATTGTCTAGTAGCACTTGGAAGTAAGAATATAAGTCCGGAAAGAGTAAAACAGGAACTTGCTAAAAGATTTGGAATGTCTGGTATTGAAGAAAAAAACTCAAGAGTAGAAAAATAAACTACTTTTGAGTATCTAAGCTTCTTTTAAAAAGAATAAATGTAAAAATAAAAAAAACTACTCCAATTAAAAACATACTTAACATACTTTTATAAATAATTGTAATTCCTGCACCTTTAAAAAGTACTGCTTGTGAAATATCTACAAAATGACTAATAGGTAGTAAGTGCATTAAAAACTGTATAGATTCTGGCATACTTTCATATGGAGTTACAGTTCCAGAAAGCATCATTAAAGGCAATATTGTTAAGATAAAGATCATACCCATTTGAGGCATATTTTTAGAAATAGTACCAATAAAAATACCAATTGATGTAGTAGCAAATAAAACTAAAAAAGTACAAAATAGAAAAAGTATTATTGACCCACTAAGAGGAACATTAAGTATATATTCAACCACTAAACTTAGACTAAAAGATACACAAATTAAAACTACTATACTTGCAGTACAAACTTTAGCTAACATTATTTCAATAGGATTTAAAGGCATAACAAGAAGATGCTCTATAGTTCCATGTTCCCTTTCTCTTATCAAAGATGCAGCGGATAAAAGAATGGATATCATCACAATATTACTTATAATTTCATTTATACTACCAAACCAACTACTTTCAAGACTAGAATTATATTTATACCTATTTATAACTTCTACTAGCTCTAAAGAATCAGTGCCTGAAGCATTTAAAAAAGATGAGATTTCTTGATTTATAATAGCTTGAATATATCCTGCACCTATTCCCGCTTGAGACATTCTTGTTGCATCTATATTTACTTGAATATTAGGTGTATTACCTGAAATAACATTTTTTTCAAACTCACTAGGAATAACAACAACAAAAGTATAATATCCTGAATTCATATATGAATCTATCTCATTATTATTAATAACGCCAGGAGTATTAAATCTTGGCTTATAAAAAGAACTAATAATTCTATTTGATAATATTGAATTATCTTCATTAACAAAAGCAATTGAAGCATTTCTTATTTCTGTAGAAGTTGCCGTTCCTCCTATATAAATAGCAAAAGAAAAAGAGTATATTATTAAAAATAACATAATTTTATCATGGAATAAGGTTCTTAATTCTTTTATCATTAGAGCATAGATGTTTCTTAAACTTCTTTTCATTATGTTTCCTGCTTATTTAAAACTAAAATACTAACAAAGATAATTACAAAAATACTAACTACTAAAACAAAAAAATCTAAATGTAAATCTTTAAACTCAACTGCCTTACTAAATATTCCTCTGCTAATATTTATAAAATAAGTTACAGGAAAGATATTTCCTATAAATGCCCCAATGCCTTCTAAGGAACTTACGGGATCTTGTAAACCAGAAAACTGAATAGTAGGAAGAAGAGAGAAAATAGCTGTTCCACCTAAAGCTGCAATTTGTGTTTTAGCAAAAGAAGACATAAACAAGCCAATTGATGTAGTCACTATTATAAATAAAAAAGCAGCAAAAAAAAGAATTAAAAAATTACCTTTTAAAGGAACTTCAAATACTAAAAGAGTTAAAACCACTAAAGCTAAAAAACTAAGCATACTTATAAAAATATAAGGAATTTGTTTGCCAACTAAGAATTCAAATTTACTAACAGGTGTTGCATAAAAATTTGTAATAGAACCAAGTTCCTTTTCTCTTACAATACTTAAAGCCATTAAAATTGAAGGAATAAAGATTAAAAGCATAGGAATTACAGCAGGAACTATTGCATTTATACTTTTAAAGTCTTGATTATACTTATATCGTACTAAGATATTTGCTTTTGATTCATATGATATCCCATATTGTTCTTTTAAAGTGCTAATAAGATAAGAACTATTTAATCCTTGAACATACCCTTTGATTGTTTCTGCTCTAAAAGGAATGGTACCATCAATCCAAACTGCAACTTCTTGAGAATAACCTTTTAATAAGTTTTTACCAAAATTAGGTGGAATAACAAAAGCAACACTTATTTCAGAAGCTTTCATTTTTTCATCTAAATCACTTTGACTTATTAATTGTTCTTGTTCTAAGAAATATCTGGAACCAGAAATATTTTGAATATATTCTCTACTTTGAGGTGACTTATCTTGATCTAAAACAGAAAACTTTAAATCCTCTACATC encodes the following:
- a CDS encoding ABC transporter permease — its product is MKRSLRNIYALMIKELRTLFHDKIMLFLIIYSFSFAIYIGGTATSTEIRNASIAFVNEDNSILSNRIISSFYKPRFNTPGVINNNEIDSYMNSGYYTFVVVIPSEFEKNVISGNTPNIQVNIDATRMSQAGIGAGYIQAIINQEISSFLNASGTDSLELVEVINRYKYNSSLESSWFGSINEIISNIVMISILLSAASLIREREHGTIEHLLVMPLNPIEIMLAKVCTASIVVLICVSFSLSLVVEYILNVPLSGSIILFLFCTFLVLFATTSIGIFIGTISKNMPQMGMIFILTILPLMMLSGTVTPYESMPESIQFLMHLLPISHFVDISQAVLFKGAGITIIYKSMLSMFLIGVVFFIFTFILFKRSLDTQK